The following are encoded in a window of Clostridium thermarum genomic DNA:
- a CDS encoding prepilin-type N-terminal cleavage/methylation domain-containing protein: protein MKKKKGLTLIELIIVLALTPMILALIYNVVLSGFKMINVEMKRANVYEQAKTYVTTLSYNLKNCRIYLDCDEISSTDLSMVVPSDAKPIVYIEGYDDKRYMYVLELGSDGRYDLKLYNFKNGVVQNKYKPIIEDGNYDEEFLDDDVYAKLAADLKNQIPSNADSLVESLKTGYREQFIYYDGFENNSYLIAEKEGDNYCKIALEKIVSYDTEVSSKTTIMEYIEDAAVKRNPVNEKLCSVMVKAIDEGKVKEISTDVYVFVQS, encoded by the coding sequence TTGAAGAAGAAGAAAGGATTAACCTTAATAGAGCTGATAATAGTATTAGCATTAACACCTATGATTTTAGCCTTGATATACAATGTAGTTTTAAGTGGTTTTAAGATGATTAATGTGGAAATGAAAAGAGCAAATGTATATGAACAGGCTAAGACTTATGTAACTACATTGTCTTATAATTTGAAAAATTGCAGAATTTACTTAGACTGCGACGAAATTAGTTCTACAGATTTATCAATGGTGGTGCCTTCCGATGCTAAACCCATAGTATATATTGAAGGATACGACGATAAAAGATATATGTATGTTTTAGAGCTTGGAAGCGATGGTAGGTATGATTTAAAGTTGTATAACTTTAAAAATGGTGTTGTTCAAAATAAGTATAAGCCAATTATAGAAGATGGCAATTATGACGAGGAATTTTTGGATGACGATGTATATGCAAAATTAGCTGCAGATTTAAAAAACCAAATACCATCTAATGCCGATAGCCTGGTGGAAAGTTTGAAAACTGGATATAGAGAGCAATTTATATATTACGATGGCTTTGAAAATAACAGCTACCTCATTGCAGAAAAGGAAGGGGATAATTATTGTAAAATTGCACTTGAAAAAATAGTAAGTTACGATACTGAAGTATCCAGTAAGACTACAATCATGGAGTATATAGAAGATGCTGCTGTCAAAAGAAATCCGGTAAATGAAAAACTTTGCAGTGTCATGGTAAAGGCTATAGATGAAG